A genomic region of Ensifer adhaerens contains the following coding sequences:
- a CDS encoding superoxide dismutase: MAFELPNLPYDYDALAPYMSRETLEYHHDKHHLAYVTNGNKLAEEAGLSDLSLEEVVKKSYGTNQPLFNNAGQHYNHIHFWKWMKKGGGGTSLPAKLEAAIKSDLGGYDKFRADFIAAGTGQFGSGWAWLSVKNGKLEISKTPNGENPLVHGASPILGVDVWEHSYYIDYRNARPKYLEAFVDSLINWDYVLEMYEAASK, encoded by the coding sequence ATGGCTTTCGAATTGCCGAACCTTCCCTACGACTACGATGCGCTGGCGCCCTACATGTCGCGCGAGACGCTCGAATATCACCACGACAAGCACCACCTTGCCTACGTGACCAACGGCAACAAGCTTGCTGAAGAAGCCGGCCTCTCCGACCTGTCGCTCGAGGAGGTCGTCAAGAAGTCCTATGGCACCAATCAGCCGCTGTTCAACAATGCCGGCCAGCACTACAACCACATCCACTTCTGGAAGTGGATGAAGAAGGGCGGCGGCGGCACCAGCCTGCCCGCCAAGCTCGAAGCGGCCATCAAGTCCGATCTCGGCGGCTACGACAAGTTCCGCGCTGACTTCATCGCCGCCGGCACCGGCCAGTTCGGCTCGGGCTGGGCGTGGCTCTCGGTCAAGAACGGCAAGCTCGAAATCTCCAAGACCCCGAACGGCGAAAACCCGCTCGTTCACGGTGCTTCGCCGATCCTCGGCGTCGATGTCTGGGAACACTCCTATTACATCGACTACCGCAATGCCCGCCCGAAATACCTCGAAGCCTTCGTCGACAGCCTGATCAACTGGGACTACGTGCTCGAAATGTACGAAGCGGCTTCCAAGTAA
- a CDS encoding helix-turn-helix transcriptional regulator produces MRKAARLFEIIQILRLARKPVTGAAMAETLEVTVRSIYRDIAALQAMRVPIEGGRGIGYILRPGFDLPPLMFSIEETEAIAVALALLSRTGDEELKAAAGRVNKKITAAVPEPLRRAFRSQALHAWGTIAPSPAGIDLALVRRAIRDEQKLELYYRDELGRATERMIRPVALIYYSETANLVAWCELRQAIRNFRADRVEHCEAADAYFPGEGNRLRELWISGWKTPPTAA; encoded by the coding sequence ATGCGCAAGGCGGCACGGCTTTTCGAGATCATCCAGATCCTCCGGCTCGCGCGAAAGCCCGTGACTGGCGCGGCGATGGCCGAGACGCTGGAGGTGACGGTGCGCTCGATCTACCGCGACATCGCCGCGCTCCAGGCGATGCGTGTGCCGATCGAAGGCGGCCGCGGCATCGGCTATATCCTCCGGCCGGGCTTCGACCTGCCGCCGTTGATGTTCTCGATCGAAGAAACGGAAGCGATCGCCGTGGCGCTGGCGCTGCTGTCGCGAACCGGCGACGAGGAGTTGAAGGCGGCCGCCGGCCGCGTAAACAAGAAGATCACGGCCGCGGTGCCCGAGCCGCTCAGGCGCGCCTTTCGTTCCCAGGCCCTGCATGCCTGGGGCACCATCGCTCCCTCGCCCGCAGGCATCGATCTCGCCTTGGTCCGCCGGGCAATCCGCGACGAGCAGAAGCTCGAGCTCTACTATCGCGACGAGCTCGGTCGTGCCACGGAACGGATGATCCGGCCGGTGGCGCTGATCTACTATTCGGAAACCGCCAATCTCGTTGCCTGGTGTGAGTTACGGCAGGCGATCCGCAACTTCCGCGCCGACCGCGTGGAGCATTGCGAAGCCGCGGACGCCTATTTCCCAGGCGAAGGCAATCGCCTGAGGGAGCTCTGGATCAGCGGCTGGAAGACACCACCGACAGCGGCCTAA